One window of the Marmota flaviventris isolate mMarFla1 chromosome 2, mMarFla1.hap1, whole genome shotgun sequence genome contains the following:
- the Spag4 gene encoding sperm-associated antigen 4 protein isoform X2, protein MRRSPRPGSAASPHKPNFYSDNSNSSESVISGDSSGHRSAGPGPREPEGRRAGGSSCGEPALSPGVPGGPTWAGRSRQKPASRSHKGQTACGAATVRGGASVSEEPLDLLSTLDLRQEMPPPRVSKSFLSLLFQVLSVVLSLVGDALVSVYREVFSIRFLITAVSLLSVFLAALWWGLLYLVPPLENEPKEMLTLSEYHERVRSQGQQLQQLQAELDKLHKEVSSVRAAHSERVAKLVFQRLNEDFVRKPDYALSSVGASIDLEKTSHDYQDTNTAYFWNRFSFWNYARPPSVILEPDVFPGNCWAFEGDQGQVVIRLPGRVELSDITLQHPPPSVAHTGGANSAPRDFAIFGLQVDDETEVFLGKFTFDVKKSEIQTFHLQNDPPSAFPKVKIQILSNWGHPRFTCLYRVRAHGVRTSEGAGDSAMGATGGSH, encoded by the exons ATGCGGCGGAGCCCTCGACCAGGCTCGGCCGCGTCCCCGCACAAACCCAACTTCTACAGCGACAACAGCAATAGTTCAGAGAGCGTCATTTCGGGGGACAGCAGCGGGCACCGTTCAGCTGGGCCGGGGCCAAGGGAACCCGAGGGCAGAAGGGCTGGGGGCTCCAGCTGCGGTGAGCCTGCCCTGAGCCCAGGAGTGCCCGGAGGACCCACATGGGCAGGAAGGTCTCGGCAGAAGCCGGCGTCTCGGAGCCACAAAGGGCAGACCGCTTGTGGCGCCGCAACCGTGAGGGGCGGGGCCTCGG TCTCTGAGGAGCCGCTCGATCTTCTCTCCACCCTGGATCTGAGGCAGGAGATGCCTCCGCCGCGAGTGTCCAAGAGTTTCCTGA GCCTCCTCTTCCAGGTGCTGAGCGTGGTGTTATCCCTGGTAGGAGACGCGCTGGTCAGTGTGTACAG GGAGGTCTTTTCCATACGCTTCCTGATCACCGCAGTGTCGCTGCTGAGCGTCTTTCTGGCAG CACTCTGGTGGGGGCTCCTGTACCTGGTCCCTCCTCTGGAGAAT GAACCTAAGGAGATGCTGACTCTAAG CGAGTACCACGAGCGCGTGCGCTCTCAggggcagcagctgcagcagctccAGGCCGAGCTGGATAAGCTCCACAAGGAGGTGTCCAGTGTTCGCGCAGCCCACAGCGAG AGAGTGGCCAAGCTAGTGTTTCAGAGGCTGAACGAGGACTTCGTGAGGAAACCCGACTATGCGCTGAGCTCTGTGG GAGCCTCCATCGATCTAGAGAAGACATCCCACGACTACCAGGACACGAACACTGCCTACTTCTGGAACCGCTTCAGCTTTTGGAACTACGCGCGGCCGCCCTCGGTCATCCTGGAG CCAGATGTGTTCCCTGGAAATTGCTGGGCTTTTGAGGGCGACCAGGGTCAGGTGGTCATCAGGTTGCCAGGTCGTGTGGAGCTGAGCGACATCACCCTACAGCATCCACCACCCAGTGTGGCACACACCGGGGGAGCCAACAGCGCCCCCAGAGACTTCGCAATCTTT GGCCTTCAGGTTGATGATGAGACTGAAGTTTTCTTGGGGAAATTCACCTTTGATGTGAAGAAATCTGAGATTCAGACTTTCCATCTACAG AATGACCCTCCATCTGCCTTTCCAAAGGTGAAGATCCAGATTCTAAGCAACTGGGGCCACCCACGTTTCACATGCTTGTATCGAGTCCGCGCACATGGTGTGCGAACCTCAGAGGGGGCAGGGGATAGTGCCATGGGGGCCACTGGGGGGTCCCATTAA
- the Spag4 gene encoding sperm-associated antigen 4 protein isoform X1, which translates to MRRSPRPGSAASPHKPNFYSDNSNSSESVISGDSSGHRSAGPGPREPEGRRAGGSSCGEPALSPGVPGGPTWAGRSRQKPASRSHKGQTACGAATVRGGASEPTESPVVSEEPLDLLSTLDLRQEMPPPRVSKSFLSLLFQVLSVVLSLVGDALVSVYREVFSIRFLITAVSLLSVFLAALWWGLLYLVPPLENEPKEMLTLSEYHERVRSQGQQLQQLQAELDKLHKEVSSVRAAHSERVAKLVFQRLNEDFVRKPDYALSSVGASIDLEKTSHDYQDTNTAYFWNRFSFWNYARPPSVILEPDVFPGNCWAFEGDQGQVVIRLPGRVELSDITLQHPPPSVAHTGGANSAPRDFAIFGLQVDDETEVFLGKFTFDVKKSEIQTFHLQNDPPSAFPKVKIQILSNWGHPRFTCLYRVRAHGVRTSEGAGDSAMGATGGSH; encoded by the exons ATGCGGCGGAGCCCTCGACCAGGCTCGGCCGCGTCCCCGCACAAACCCAACTTCTACAGCGACAACAGCAATAGTTCAGAGAGCGTCATTTCGGGGGACAGCAGCGGGCACCGTTCAGCTGGGCCGGGGCCAAGGGAACCCGAGGGCAGAAGGGCTGGGGGCTCCAGCTGCGGTGAGCCTGCCCTGAGCCCAGGAGTGCCCGGAGGACCCACATGGGCAGGAAGGTCTCGGCAGAAGCCGGCGTCTCGGAGCCACAAAGGGCAGACCGCTTGTGGCGCCGCAACCGTGAGGGGCGGGGCCTCGG AACCGACTGAGTCTCCTGTAGTCTCTGAGGAGCCGCTCGATCTTCTCTCCACCCTGGATCTGAGGCAGGAGATGCCTCCGCCGCGAGTGTCCAAGAGTTTCCTGA GCCTCCTCTTCCAGGTGCTGAGCGTGGTGTTATCCCTGGTAGGAGACGCGCTGGTCAGTGTGTACAG GGAGGTCTTTTCCATACGCTTCCTGATCACCGCAGTGTCGCTGCTGAGCGTCTTTCTGGCAG CACTCTGGTGGGGGCTCCTGTACCTGGTCCCTCCTCTGGAGAAT GAACCTAAGGAGATGCTGACTCTAAG CGAGTACCACGAGCGCGTGCGCTCTCAggggcagcagctgcagcagctccAGGCCGAGCTGGATAAGCTCCACAAGGAGGTGTCCAGTGTTCGCGCAGCCCACAGCGAG AGAGTGGCCAAGCTAGTGTTTCAGAGGCTGAACGAGGACTTCGTGAGGAAACCCGACTATGCGCTGAGCTCTGTGG GAGCCTCCATCGATCTAGAGAAGACATCCCACGACTACCAGGACACGAACACTGCCTACTTCTGGAACCGCTTCAGCTTTTGGAACTACGCGCGGCCGCCCTCGGTCATCCTGGAG CCAGATGTGTTCCCTGGAAATTGCTGGGCTTTTGAGGGCGACCAGGGTCAGGTGGTCATCAGGTTGCCAGGTCGTGTGGAGCTGAGCGACATCACCCTACAGCATCCACCACCCAGTGTGGCACACACCGGGGGAGCCAACAGCGCCCCCAGAGACTTCGCAATCTTT GGCCTTCAGGTTGATGATGAGACTGAAGTTTTCTTGGGGAAATTCACCTTTGATGTGAAGAAATCTGAGATTCAGACTTTCCATCTACAG AATGACCCTCCATCTGCCTTTCCAAAGGTGAAGATCCAGATTCTAAGCAACTGGGGCCACCCACGTTTCACATGCTTGTATCGAGTCCGCGCACATGGTGTGCGAACCTCAGAGGGGGCAGGGGATAGTGCCATGGGGGCCACTGGGGGGTCCCATTAA
- the LOC114100560 gene encoding copine-1 isoform X3: MANCVTLVQLSISCDHLIDKDISSKSDPLCVLLQDVGGGNWAELGRTERVRNCSNPEFSRTLQLEYHFETVQKLRFGIYDIDNKTPELGDDDFLGGAECSLGQIVSSQMLTLPLMLKPGKPAGKGTITVSAQELKDSRIVTMEVEARNLDKKDFLGKSDPFLEFFRQGDGKWHLVYRSEVIKNNLNPTWKRFSVPFQHFCGGDPSTPIQVRCSDHDSDGSHDLIGIFHTSLAQLQAVPAEFECIHPEKQQKKKSYKNSGTICVKICQVETEYSFLDYVMGGCQINFTVGVDFTGSNGDPSSPDSLHYLSPTGVNEYLTALWSVGSVVQDYDSDKLFPAFGFGAQVPPDWQVSHEFPLNFNPNNPYCAGIQGIVDAYRQALPQVRLYGPTNFAPIINHVARFAAQAAYQGTASQYFVLLLLTDGAVTDVAATCEAVVHASKLPMSVIIVGVGGADFEAMEQLDADGGPLRTRSGEASARDIVQFVPYRKFQNAPREALAQTVLAEVPTQVVSYFKAQGWAPFKMPPSPAKGPVQTPQV, encoded by the exons ATGgccaactgtgtgaccttggttcAGCTGTCCATTTCCTGTGACCACCTCATTGACAAGGACATCAGCTCCAAGTCAGACCCACTCTGCGTCCTTTTACAGGATGTGGGAGGGGGCAACTGGGCTGAG CTTGGCCGGACTGAGCGAGTACGGAACTGCTCAAACCCTGAGTTCTCCAGGACTCTGCAGCTCGAGTATCACTTTGAGACAGTCCAGAAACTACGCTTTGGAATCTATGACATAGACAACAAGACACCAGAGCTGGGAGATGATGACTTCCTAGGGGGAGCTGAGTGTTCCCTGGGACAG ATTGTGTCCAGCCAAATGCTGACTCTACCCTTGATGCTGAAGCCTGGAAAACCTGCTGGGAAGGGAACCATCACG GTCTCAGCTCAGGAGTTAAAGGATAGTCGTATAGTAACAATGGAGGTAGAGGCCAGAAACCTTGATAAGAAG GATTTCCTGGGAAAATCTGATCCATTTCTGGAGTTCTTCCGCCAGGGTGATGGGAAATGGCACTTGGTGTACAGATCTGAG GTAATTAAGAACAACCTGAATCCTACCTGGAAGCGCTTCTCAGTTCCCTTTCAGCATTTCTGTGGTGGAGACCCTAGCACGCCCATCCAA GTACGCTGCTCAGACCATGACAGTGATGGGTCACATGATCTCATTGGTATTTTCCACACTAGCTTGGCCCAACTACAGGCAGTCCCG GCCGAGTTTGAATGTATCCACCCTGAGAagcagcagaaaaagaaaagctataagAACTCTGGAACTATCTGTGTCAAGATTTGCCAG GTAGAAACAGAATATTCCTTCCTGGACTATGTTATGGGAGGCTGCCAAATCAACTTCACT GTAGGTGTTGACTTCACTGGCTCCAATGGTGATCCCTCCTCACCTGACTCCCTGCACTACCTGAGTCCTACAGGAGTCAACGAATACCTGACAGCACTATGGAGTGTGGGCAGTGTAGTTCAAGACTATGACTC GGACAAGCTGTTCCCAGCATTTGGATTTGGGGCCCAGGTACCCCCTGATTGGCAA GTTTCACATGAATTTCCCTTGAACTTCAATCCCAATAACCCATATTGTGCAG GCATCCAGGGCATTGTGGATGCCTACCGCCAAGCCCTACCCCAAGTACGCCTCTATGGCCCCACCAACTTTGCACCCATCATCAACCATGTGGCCAGGTTTGCAGCCCAGGCTGCATATCAGGGGACTGCCTCG CAATACTTCGTGCTGTTGCTGTTGACTGATGGTGCTGTGACAGATGTGGCGGCCACATGTGAAGCTGTGGTGCATGCCTCGAAACTGCCCATGTCAGTGATTATTGTGGGTGTTGGTGGTGCTGACTTTGAGGCCATGGAACAGCTTGACGCCGATGGTGGGCCTCTGAGGACACGCTCTGGAGAGGCATCTGCCCGCGACATAGTACAGTTTGTGCCTTATCGCAAATTCCAAAAT GCTCCTCGGGAAGCATTGGCTCAGACTGTACTTGCAGAAGTGCCTACACAGGTGGTCTCCTACTTCAAGGCCCAAGGTTGGGCCCCATTCAAGATGCCTCCATCCCCCGCCAAGGGTCCTGTCCAGACCCCACAGGTCTAG
- the LOC114100560 gene encoding copine-1 isoform X4, with translation MKKMHMANCVTLVQLSISCDHLIDKDISSKSDPLCVLLQDVGGGNWAELGRTERVRNCSNPEFSRTLQLEYHFETVQKLRFGIYDIDNKTPELGDDDFLGGAECSLGQIVSSQMLTLPLMLKPGKPAGKGTITVSAQELKDSRIVTMEVEARNLDKKDFLGKSDPFLEFFRQGDGKWHLVYRSEVIKNNLNPTWKRFSVPFQHFCGGDPSTPIQVRCSDHDSDGSHDLIGIFHTSLAQLQAVPAEFECIHPEKQQKKKSYKNSGTICVKICQVETEYSFLDYVMGGCQINFTVGVDFTGSNGDPSSPDSLHYLSPTGVNEYLTALWSVGSVVQDYDSDKLFPAFGFGAQVPPDWQVSHEFPLNFNPNNPYCAGIQGIVDAYRQALPQQYFVLLLLTDGAVTDVAATCEAVVHASKLPMSVIIVGVGGADFEAMEQLDADGGPLRTRSGEASARDIVQFVPYRKFQNAPREALAQTVLAEVPTQVVSYFKAQGWAPFKMPPSPAKGPVQTPQV, from the exons ATGgccaactgtgtgaccttggttcAGCTGTCCATTTCCTGTGACCACCTCATTGACAAGGACATCAGCTCCAAGTCAGACCCACTCTGCGTCCTTTTACAGGATGTGGGAGGGGGCAACTGGGCTGAG CTTGGCCGGACTGAGCGAGTACGGAACTGCTCAAACCCTGAGTTCTCCAGGACTCTGCAGCTCGAGTATCACTTTGAGACAGTCCAGAAACTACGCTTTGGAATCTATGACATAGACAACAAGACACCAGAGCTGGGAGATGATGACTTCCTAGGGGGAGCTGAGTGTTCCCTGGGACAG ATTGTGTCCAGCCAAATGCTGACTCTACCCTTGATGCTGAAGCCTGGAAAACCTGCTGGGAAGGGAACCATCACG GTCTCAGCTCAGGAGTTAAAGGATAGTCGTATAGTAACAATGGAGGTAGAGGCCAGAAACCTTGATAAGAAG GATTTCCTGGGAAAATCTGATCCATTTCTGGAGTTCTTCCGCCAGGGTGATGGGAAATGGCACTTGGTGTACAGATCTGAG GTAATTAAGAACAACCTGAATCCTACCTGGAAGCGCTTCTCAGTTCCCTTTCAGCATTTCTGTGGTGGAGACCCTAGCACGCCCATCCAA GTACGCTGCTCAGACCATGACAGTGATGGGTCACATGATCTCATTGGTATTTTCCACACTAGCTTGGCCCAACTACAGGCAGTCCCG GCCGAGTTTGAATGTATCCACCCTGAGAagcagcagaaaaagaaaagctataagAACTCTGGAACTATCTGTGTCAAGATTTGCCAG GTAGAAACAGAATATTCCTTCCTGGACTATGTTATGGGAGGCTGCCAAATCAACTTCACT GTAGGTGTTGACTTCACTGGCTCCAATGGTGATCCCTCCTCACCTGACTCCCTGCACTACCTGAGTCCTACAGGAGTCAACGAATACCTGACAGCACTATGGAGTGTGGGCAGTGTAGTTCAAGACTATGACTC GGACAAGCTGTTCCCAGCATTTGGATTTGGGGCCCAGGTACCCCCTGATTGGCAA GTTTCACATGAATTTCCCTTGAACTTCAATCCCAATAACCCATATTGTGCAG GCATCCAGGGCATTGTGGATGCCTACCGCCAAGCCCTACCCCAA CAATACTTCGTGCTGTTGCTGTTGACTGATGGTGCTGTGACAGATGTGGCGGCCACATGTGAAGCTGTGGTGCATGCCTCGAAACTGCCCATGTCAGTGATTATTGTGGGTGTTGGTGGTGCTGACTTTGAGGCCATGGAACAGCTTGACGCCGATGGTGGGCCTCTGAGGACACGCTCTGGAGAGGCATCTGCCCGCGACATAGTACAGTTTGTGCCTTATCGCAAATTCCAAAAT GCTCCTCGGGAAGCATTGGCTCAGACTGTACTTGCAGAAGTGCCTACACAGGTGGTCTCCTACTTCAAGGCCCAAGGTTGGGCCCCATTCAAGATGCCTCCATCCCCCGCCAAGGGTCCTGTCCAGACCCCACAGGTCTAG
- the LOC114100560 gene encoding copine-1 isoform X2, which produces MKKMHMANCVTLVQLSISCDHLIDKDISSKSDPLCVLLQDVGGGNWAELGRTERVRNCSNPEFSRTLQLEYHFETVQKLRFGIYDIDNKTPELGDDDFLGGAECSLGQIVSSQMLTLPLMLKPGKPAGKGTITVSAQELKDSRIVTMEVEARNLDKKDFLGKSDPFLEFFRQGDGKWHLVYRSEVIKNNLNPTWKRFSVPFQHFCGGDPSTPIQVRCSDHDSDGSHDLIGIFHTSLAQLQAVPAEFECIHPEKQQKKKSYKNSGTICVKICQVETEYSFLDYVMGGCQINFTVGVDFTGSNGDPSSPDSLHYLSPTGVNEYLTALWSVGSVVQDYDSDKLFPAFGFGAQVPPDWQVSHEFPLNFNPNNPYCAGIQGIVDAYRQALPQVRLYGPTNFAPIINHVARFAAQAAYQGTASQYFVLLLLTDGAVTDVAATCEAVVHASKLPMSVIIVGVGGADFEAMEQLDADGGPLRTRSGEASARDIVQFVPYRKFQNAPREALAQTVLAEVPTQVVSYFKAQGWAPFKMPPSPAKGPVQTPQV; this is translated from the exons ATGgccaactgtgtgaccttggttcAGCTGTCCATTTCCTGTGACCACCTCATTGACAAGGACATCAGCTCCAAGTCAGACCCACTCTGCGTCCTTTTACAGGATGTGGGAGGGGGCAACTGGGCTGAG CTTGGCCGGACTGAGCGAGTACGGAACTGCTCAAACCCTGAGTTCTCCAGGACTCTGCAGCTCGAGTATCACTTTGAGACAGTCCAGAAACTACGCTTTGGAATCTATGACATAGACAACAAGACACCAGAGCTGGGAGATGATGACTTCCTAGGGGGAGCTGAGTGTTCCCTGGGACAG ATTGTGTCCAGCCAAATGCTGACTCTACCCTTGATGCTGAAGCCTGGAAAACCTGCTGGGAAGGGAACCATCACG GTCTCAGCTCAGGAGTTAAAGGATAGTCGTATAGTAACAATGGAGGTAGAGGCCAGAAACCTTGATAAGAAG GATTTCCTGGGAAAATCTGATCCATTTCTGGAGTTCTTCCGCCAGGGTGATGGGAAATGGCACTTGGTGTACAGATCTGAG GTAATTAAGAACAACCTGAATCCTACCTGGAAGCGCTTCTCAGTTCCCTTTCAGCATTTCTGTGGTGGAGACCCTAGCACGCCCATCCAA GTACGCTGCTCAGACCATGACAGTGATGGGTCACATGATCTCATTGGTATTTTCCACACTAGCTTGGCCCAACTACAGGCAGTCCCG GCCGAGTTTGAATGTATCCACCCTGAGAagcagcagaaaaagaaaagctataagAACTCTGGAACTATCTGTGTCAAGATTTGCCAG GTAGAAACAGAATATTCCTTCCTGGACTATGTTATGGGAGGCTGCCAAATCAACTTCACT GTAGGTGTTGACTTCACTGGCTCCAATGGTGATCCCTCCTCACCTGACTCCCTGCACTACCTGAGTCCTACAGGAGTCAACGAATACCTGACAGCACTATGGAGTGTGGGCAGTGTAGTTCAAGACTATGACTC GGACAAGCTGTTCCCAGCATTTGGATTTGGGGCCCAGGTACCCCCTGATTGGCAA GTTTCACATGAATTTCCCTTGAACTTCAATCCCAATAACCCATATTGTGCAG GCATCCAGGGCATTGTGGATGCCTACCGCCAAGCCCTACCCCAAGTACGCCTCTATGGCCCCACCAACTTTGCACCCATCATCAACCATGTGGCCAGGTTTGCAGCCCAGGCTGCATATCAGGGGACTGCCTCG CAATACTTCGTGCTGTTGCTGTTGACTGATGGTGCTGTGACAGATGTGGCGGCCACATGTGAAGCTGTGGTGCATGCCTCGAAACTGCCCATGTCAGTGATTATTGTGGGTGTTGGTGGTGCTGACTTTGAGGCCATGGAACAGCTTGACGCCGATGGTGGGCCTCTGAGGACACGCTCTGGAGAGGCATCTGCCCGCGACATAGTACAGTTTGTGCCTTATCGCAAATTCCAAAAT GCTCCTCGGGAAGCATTGGCTCAGACTGTACTTGCAGAAGTGCCTACACAGGTGGTCTCCTACTTCAAGGCCCAAGGTTGGGCCCCATTCAAGATGCCTCCATCCCCCGCCAAGGGTCCTGTCCAGACCCCACAGGTCTAG